From the genome of Neomonachus schauinslandi chromosome 5, ASM220157v2, whole genome shotgun sequence, one region includes:
- the LOC110589844 gene encoding sulfotransferase 1A1, whose translation MELIEDTSRPPLKYVKGIPLVKYFAEALGSLQDFQAQPDDLLISTYPKSGTTWVSEILDMIYQGGDVQKCQRAPIFIRVPFLEFKVPGVPTGLEVLKDTPAPRLIKTHLPLALLPQTLLDQKVKVVYMARNAKDVAVSYYHFYRMAKVHPDPDTWDNFLEKFMAGEVSYGSWYQHVREWWELSHTHPILYLFYEDMKENPKREIQKILKFVGHSLPEETVDLIVQHTSFNEMKNNSKTNYSTIPLHVMDHSISAFMRKGISGDWKTTFTVAQNERFDADYAKKMEGYGLRFLTQL comes from the exons ATGGAGCTCATCGAGGACACCTCGCGCCCGCCCCTGAAGTATGTGAAGGGGATCCCTCTCGTCAAGTACTTTGCAGAGGCACTGGGGTCACTGCAGGACTTCCAAGCCCAGCCTGATGACCTGCTTATCAGTACCTACCCCAAATCTG GCACCACCTGGGTGAGTGAGATCCTGGACATGATCTACCAAGGCGGTGATGTACAGAAGTGTCAAAGGGCCCCCATCTTCATCCGGGTACCCTTCCTTGAGTTCAAGGTTCCAGGGGTTCCCACAG GTTTGGAGGTTCTGAAAGATACACCAGCTCCACGACTCATCAAGACACACCTGCCCTTGGCTCTGCTCCCCCAGACCTTGCTGGATCAGAAGGTCAAG GTGGTCTACATGGCCCGCAACGCAAAGGATGTGGCTGTCTCCTATTACCACTTCTACCGCATGGCCAAGGTGCACCCAGACCCTGACACCTGGGACAACTTCCTAGAGAAGTTCATGGCTGGGGAAG tgtCCTATGGATCCTGGTATCAGCACGTGCGGGAGTGGTGGGAGCTGAGTCACACCCACCCCATTCTCTATCTCTTCTACGAGGACATGAAAGAG AATCCCAAAAGGGAGATTCAGAAGATCCTGAAGTTTGTGGGGCATTCCCTGCCAGAGGAGACCGTGGATCTCATCGTCCAGCACACGTCTTTCAATGAGATGAAGAACAACTCCAAGACTAACTACAGCACCATACCCCTTCACGTCATGGACCACAGCATTTCGGCCTTCATGAGGAAAG GCATCTCGGGGGACTGGAAGACCACCTTCACTGTGGCCCAGAACGAGCGCTTTGACGCCGACTATGCCAAGAAGATGGAGGGCTACGGCCTCCGCTTCCTCACCCAGCTGTGA
- the SLX1A gene encoding structure-specific endonuclease subunit SLX1 isoform X3 produces the protein MGPAGDAARPGRFFGVYLLYCLNPRHRGRVYVGFTVNPARRVQQHNGGRKKGGAWRTSGRGPWEMVLIVHGFPSAVAALRDEEGPLCCPHSGCHLRAHVICLAEEFLQEEPGQLLPLEGQCPGCRNSLLWGDLIRLCRMGAEEEEEDLELEEEHWTDMLET, from the exons ATGGGCCCTGCGGGGGACGCGGCGAGGCCCGGGCGCTTCTTCGGCGTCTACCTGCTCTACTGCCTGAACCCTCGGCACCGGGGTCGCGTCTACGTGGGGTTCACCGTCAACCCTGCTCGTCGGGTCCAGCAGCACAACGGGGGCCGCAAAAAAGGCGGGGCCTGGCGGACCAGCGGACGCGGGCCCTG GGAGATGGTGCTTATCGTGCACGGCTTCCCTTCCGCCGTGGCTGCCCTTAGG GATGAAGAGGGCCCCCTGTGCTGCCCCCACTCTGGCTGCCACCTAAGAGCCCACGTGATCTGCCTAGCAGAGGAGTTCCTGCAAGAGGAGCCAGGGCAGCTTCTGCCCCTAGAGGGCCAGTGCCCGGG CTGTAGGAACTCACTGCTGTGGGGAGACCTGATCCGGCTGTGCCGGATGGGAgccgaggaggaagaggaagacttGGAATTAGAAGAG GAACACTGGACAGACATGCTGGAGACCTGA
- the SLX1A gene encoding structure-specific endonuclease subunit SLX1 isoform X2, giving the protein MGPAGDAARPGRFFGVYLLYCLNPRHRGRVYVGFTVNPARRVQQHNGGRKKGGAWRTSGRGPWEMVLIVHGFPSAVAALRFEWAWQHPHASRRLAHVGPRLRSEAAFAFHLRVLAHMLRAPPWARLPLTVRWLRADFRRELCPPPPPHMPLAFGPPPPRASASRRRADPLADPESEPDQDAEACCALCARSFQDEEGPLCCPHSGCHLRAHVICLAEEFLQEEPGQLLPLEGQCPGCRNSLLWGDLIRLCRMGAEEEEEDLELEEEHWTDMLET; this is encoded by the exons ATGGGCCCTGCGGGGGACGCGGCGAGGCCCGGGCGCTTCTTCGGCGTCTACCTGCTCTACTGCCTGAACCCTCGGCACCGGGGTCGCGTCTACGTGGGGTTCACCGTCAACCCTGCTCGTCGGGTCCAGCAGCACAACGGGGGCCGCAAAAAAGGCGGGGCCTGGCGGACCAGCGGACGCGGGCCCTG GGAGATGGTGCTTATCGTGCACGGCTTCCCTTCCGCCGTGGCTGCCCTTAGG TTCGAGTGGGCCTGGCAGCACCCGCACGCCTCGCGCCGCCTGGCGCACGTAGGCCCGCGCCTGCGCAGCGAGGCCGCCTTCGCTTTCCACCTGCGCGTGCTGGCGCACATGCTGCGCGCGCCGCCCTGGGCGCGCCTCCCGCTCACTGTGCGCTGGCTGCGCGCCGACTTCCGACGTGAGCTgtgcccgccgccgccgccgcacaTGCCGCTGGCCTTCGGGCCTCCGCCGCCCCGCGCCTCGGCCTCGAGGCGCCGAGCCGACCCCTTAGCTGACCCGGAGTCCGAGCCCGACCAAGACGCCGAGGCCTGCTGCGCCCTGTGCGCGCGCTCCTTCCAG GATGAAGAGGGCCCCCTGTGCTGCCCCCACTCTGGCTGCCACCTAAGAGCCCACGTGATCTGCCTAGCAGAGGAGTTCCTGCAAGAGGAGCCAGGGCAGCTTCTGCCCCTAGAGGGCCAGTGCCCGGG CTGTAGGAACTCACTGCTGTGGGGAGACCTGATCCGGCTGTGCCGGATGGGAgccgaggaggaagaggaagacttGGAATTAGAAGAG GAACACTGGACAGACATGCTGGAGACCTGA
- the SLX1A gene encoding structure-specific endonuclease subunit SLX1 isoform X1, which translates to MGPAGDAARPGRFFGVYLLYCLNPRHRGRVYVGFTVNPARRVQQHNGGRKKGGAWRTSGRGPWEMVLIVHGFPSAVAALRFEWAWQHPHASRRLAHVGPRLRSEAAFAFHLRVLAHMLRAPPWARLPLTVRWLRADFRRELCPPPPPHMPLAFGPPPPRASASRRRADPLADPESEPDQDAEACCALCARSFQDEEGPLCCPHSGCHLRAHVICLAEEFLQEEPGQLLPLEGQCPGA; encoded by the exons ATGGGCCCTGCGGGGGACGCGGCGAGGCCCGGGCGCTTCTTCGGCGTCTACCTGCTCTACTGCCTGAACCCTCGGCACCGGGGTCGCGTCTACGTGGGGTTCACCGTCAACCCTGCTCGTCGGGTCCAGCAGCACAACGGGGGCCGCAAAAAAGGCGGGGCCTGGCGGACCAGCGGACGCGGGCCCTG GGAGATGGTGCTTATCGTGCACGGCTTCCCTTCCGCCGTGGCTGCCCTTAGG TTCGAGTGGGCCTGGCAGCACCCGCACGCCTCGCGCCGCCTGGCGCACGTAGGCCCGCGCCTGCGCAGCGAGGCCGCCTTCGCTTTCCACCTGCGCGTGCTGGCGCACATGCTGCGCGCGCCGCCCTGGGCGCGCCTCCCGCTCACTGTGCGCTGGCTGCGCGCCGACTTCCGACGTGAGCTgtgcccgccgccgccgccgcacaTGCCGCTGGCCTTCGGGCCTCCGCCGCCCCGCGCCTCGGCCTCGAGGCGCCGAGCCGACCCCTTAGCTGACCCGGAGTCCGAGCCCGACCAAGACGCCGAGGCCTGCTGCGCCCTGTGCGCGCGCTCCTTCCAG GATGAAGAGGGCCCCCTGTGCTGCCCCCACTCTGGCTGCCACCTAAGAGCCCACGTGATCTGCCTAGCAGAGGAGTTCCTGCAAGAGGAGCCAGGGCAGCTTCTGCCCCTAGAGGGCCAGTGCCCGGG GGCCTAG
- the BOLA2B gene encoding bolA-like protein 2 isoform X1 has protein sequence MELSAEYLREKLQRDLEAEHVEVEDTTPNRCASSFRVLVVSAKFEGKPLLQRHRLVNTCLAAELLHIHAFEQKTLTPEQWARERQK, from the exons ATGGAACTCAGCGCCGAGTACCTCCGGGAGAAGCTGCAGCGGGACTTGGAGGCAGAGCATGTG GAAGTCGAGGACACGACTCCCAACCGTTGCGCGTCCAGCTTCCGAGTCCTGGTGGTGTCGGCCAAGTTCGAGGGGAAGCCACTGCTTCAGAGACACCG GCTGGTGAACACGTGCCTAGCGGCAGAGCTTCTGCACATTCATGCCTTTGAGCAGAAAACCCTGACCCCAGAGCAGTGGGCCCGTGAGCGGCAGAAATAA
- the BOLA2B gene encoding bolA-like protein 2 isoform X2 — MELSAEYLREKLQRDLEAEHVLPSPGGVGQVRGEATASETPAGEHVPSGRASAHSCL; from the exons ATGGAACTCAGCGCCGAGTACCTCCGGGAGAAGCTGCAGCGGGACTTGGAGGCAGAGCATGTG CTTCCGAGTCCTGGTGGTGTCGGCCAAGTTCGAGGGGAAGCCACTGCTTCAGAGACACCG GCTGGTGAACACGTGCCTAGCGGCAGAGCTTCTGCACATTCATGCCTTTGA
- the CORO1A gene encoding coronin-1A: MSRQVVRSSKFRHVFGQPAKADQCYEDVRVSQTTWDSGFCAVNPKFVALICEASGGGAFLVLPLGKTGRVDKNVPTVCGHTAPVLDIAWCPHNDHVIASGSEDCTVMVWEIPDGGLTLPLREPVVTLEGHTKRVGIVVWHPTAQNVLLSAGCDNVILVWDVGTGAAVLTLGSDVHPDTIYSVDWSRDGALICTSCRDKHVRIIEPRKGTIIAEKDRPHEGTRPVRAVFVSDGKILTTGFSRMSERQVALWDTKHLEEPLSLQELDTSSGVLLPFFDPDTNIVYLCGKGDSSIRYFEITSEAPFLHYLSMFSSKESQRGVGYMPKRGLEVNKCEIARFYKLHERRCEPIAMTVPRKSDLFQEDLYPPTAGPDAALTAEEWLGGRDAGPLLISLKDGYVPPKSRELRVNRGLDTGRRKTAPEASGTPNSDAVSRLEEEMRKLQATVRELQQRLDRLEETVQAK; this comes from the exons ATGAGCCGGCAGGTGGTCCGCTCCAGCAAGTTCCGCCACGTGTTTGGACAGCCAGCCAAGGCCGACCAGTGCTATGAGGACGTGCGCGTCTCACAGACCACCTGGGACAGTGGTTTCTGTGCTGTCAACCCCAAGTTCGTGGCCCTGATCTGCGaggccagtgggggaggggccttccTGGTGCTGCCCCTGGGCAAG ACTGGACGTGTGGACAAGAACGTGCCCACGGTCTGTGGCCACACAGCCCCCGTGCTGGACATCGCCTGGTGCCCGCACAATGATCATGTCATTGCCAGTGGCTCTGAGGACTGCACAGTCATG GTGTGGGAGATCCCTGACGGGGGCCTGACACTGCCCCTGCGGGAGCCCGTCGTCACCCTGGAGGGCCACACCAAGCGCGTGGGCATTGTGGTGTGGCACCCCACAGCCCAGAACGTGCTGCTCAGTGCAg GTTGTGACAACGTGATCCTGGTGTGGGACGTGGGCACTGGGGCGGCCGTGTTGACGCTCGGCTCCGACGTGCACCCGGACACAATCTACAGCGTGGACTGGAGCCGAGACGGCGCCCTCATCTGCACCTCCTGCCGGGACAAGCACGTGCGCATCATCGAGCCCCGCAAAGGCACCATCATCGCT GAGAAGGACCGTCCCCATGAGGGGACCCGGCCTGTGCGTGCAGTCTTTGTATCTGATGGAAAGATCCTGACCACAGGCTTCAGCCGCATGAGTGAGCGGCAGGTGGCGCTGTGGGACACG AAGCACCTGGAGGAGCCGCTGTCCCTGCAGGAACTGGACACCAGCAGTGGCGTCCTGCTGCCCTTCTTCGACCCCGACACCAACATAGTCTACCTCTGTGGCAAG GGTGACAGCTCTATCCGGTACTTCGAGATCACTTCCGAGGCCCCGTTCCTGCACTATCTCTCCATGTTCAGTTCCAAGGAGTCCCAGCGGGGCGTGGGCTACATGCCCAAACGTGGCCTGGAGGTGAACAAGTGTGAGATTGCCAG ATTCTACAAGCTGCACGAGCGGAGGTGTGAGCCCATTGCCATGACAGTGCCTAGAAAG TCGGACCTGTTCCAGGAGGACCTTTACCCACCCACTGCAGGGCCCGATGCCGCCCTCACGGCCGAGGAGTGGCTGGGGGGCCGGGACGCCGGGCCCCTCCTCATTTCCCTCAAGGACGGCTACGTGCCTCCAAAGAGCCGCGAGCTGAGAGTCAACCGGGGCCTGGACACCGGGCGCAGGAAGACAGCACCAGAGGCCAGTGGGACCCCCAACTCG GACGCCGTATCCCGGCTGGAGGAGGAGATGAGGAAGCTCCAGGCCACAGTGCGGGAGCTACAGCAGCGCCTGGATAGGCTGGAGGAGACAGTCCAGGCCAAGTAG